A stretch of the Synechocystis sp. PCC 7338 genome encodes the following:
- a CDS encoding sucrase ferredoxin, with amino-acid sequence MINCQFCSVIAKSNGEDPIGTANSSDRWLIMELPQPWTEERFHHDPILKPIHDLFHQLFNQGVKVSPMAIASDHEYSQSEFSRIIHYQKFNLSFSSFIKEEYLIPDDQRWDLIKNLCHQPPELENFRNYKLSDVVDRDMMVCTHGNIDIACSRFGYSIYKQLRQKYASKNLRVWRCSHFGGHQFAPTLIDFPNGQVWGHLESEILDNLVRREGQVKQLYKFYRGWAGVTKFAQIVEREIWIERGWQWLNYQKSAQILNMDDNQPDPNWVEVQFDFISPDKIKGAYFARVETTGSVMTARNSGDELISVKQYSVSYLKEIDK; translated from the coding sequence ATGATTAATTGTCAATTTTGTTCCGTTATTGCTAAATCCAATGGAGAAGATCCTATCGGCACAGCAAATTCTAGTGATCGTTGGTTAATTATGGAACTCCCCCAACCTTGGACAGAGGAACGCTTTCACCATGACCCTATTCTTAAACCAATTCATGATCTTTTTCATCAACTTTTTAATCAAGGAGTTAAAGTATCTCCAATGGCGATCGCCTCAGATCACGAGTATTCTCAATCAGAATTTAGTCGTATTATTCACTACCAAAAATTTAATTTGTCGTTTTCCAGTTTTATAAAAGAAGAATATTTAATTCCTGATGATCAAAGGTGGGATCTTATCAAAAATTTATGTCATCAACCTCCAGAGTTAGAAAATTTTCGTAACTATAAACTGTCGGATGTTGTTGATCGAGATATGATGGTGTGTACCCATGGAAATATTGATATTGCTTGCTCCAGATTTGGTTATTCTATTTATAAACAATTGCGCCAAAAATACGCTTCAAAAAATTTAAGGGTATGGCGTTGCTCCCACTTTGGAGGGCATCAATTTGCTCCGACTTTAATTGATTTTCCAAATGGGCAAGTTTGGGGACATCTTGAGTCTGAAATTTTAGATAATCTGGTAAGACGAGAAGGTCAAGTTAAACAACTCTATAAATTTTATCGAGGTTGGGCAGGAGTAACAAAATTTGCCCAGATTGTTGAGCGTGAAATTTGGATTGAGCGAGGTTGGCAATGGTTGAATTACCAAAAATCAGCTCAGATATTGAATATGGATGATAATCAGCCTGATCCTAATTGGGTAGAGGTTCAGTTTGATTTTATTTCTCCCGATAAAATTAAAGGAGCTTATTTTGCAAGAGTTGAAACCACTGGGTCAGTGATGACTGCTAGAAATTCAGGAGATGAGCTTATTTCTGTCAAGCAGTATAGTGTCAGCTACTTAAAAGAAATTGATAAATAA
- a CDS encoding TonB-dependent siderophore receptor has protein sequence MIKILEQTSIAVLIGLTALHSGVALGSIGESNLSEKEKLEDQELQNEYKENVKIENWQQQISQAQIKEVIQIELKDKQTGIELILKTADQSQLIPLIITEDNILIIDILDAVLKLPDGENFIVENPSEQISQITAIQTSSNSLRITVTGNGTVPTAQVIPSSENLILSLTPPINTVESEEEIEIVATQEEEAAQEFFVPNTSVATGTDTPIMDTPFSAQVVSEEVIRSQQAIALKDVLTNVSSVTFGGTTGGRETIFGIRGFGNQFSNTVPILRDGFRLYGGFQGITEVSHLQQVEVLKGPSSILYGQIEPGGVINLNSKKPLDEPFAEVELQLGNQGLVRPRFDISGGLNPSGNLRYRLNGVYSNEASFRDFNQPLERFAYAPIVTYAISDDTDLSLAVEYINDTNPADFGLSSFGDGVAPVPRSRVINDPSDIVNKNFISAGYNLEHRFNENWKLCNAFRYMSYNYDYNIIALPTIVNGPTVTRFFADQDGQQGSYSFYTNAVGKFFTGSVKHELLAGIDYNWSEESILTLFGGPTSINVFDPDYNAIPKPNRSDLPLFGDTFTSSNRLGIYLQDQVSLLENLILVAGLRYDTITQNTNNLQTDFNQGGNTLQTDSAVTPRMGLLYRPIPEISFFSNYSQSFTPNSGIDISGNPLEPERGEGFEIGVKAELFEQQLLTTLTYFNINKNNVAVSDPVNPLFLSTIGTQQSQGIELDIVGEILSGWKIISNYSYINAKVTEDTDPNFVDNRLFGIPYNMANLWTTYEIQSGALQGLAFGIGFNYVGDRFGDLANTYTVGDYIIGNAAIFYQRDKYRVALNLRNFTNANYVRAVSGLQTGIEPGEPFTIIGSFSVQF, from the coding sequence ATGATCAAAATTTTGGAACAGACTTCGATCGCCGTTTTGATTGGTTTGACGGCCTTACATTCTGGTGTTGCCCTAGGATCAATAGGGGAAAGTAATTTATCTGAAAAAGAAAAATTAGAAGATCAGGAGTTGCAGAATGAATATAAGGAAAATGTAAAGATAGAAAATTGGCAACAGCAAATATCCCAAGCTCAAATTAAAGAAGTTATCCAAATTGAACTTAAAGACAAACAAACTGGCATTGAATTAATTTTAAAAACGGCCGATCAATCCCAGTTAATACCCTTAATTATTACTGAGGACAATATTCTCATCATCGATATTTTGGACGCAGTTTTAAAGCTACCAGATGGGGAAAATTTTATAGTTGAGAATCCCAGTGAACAAATTAGTCAAATAACCGCCATACAGACAAGTTCAAATTCACTACGCATTACCGTAACTGGCAATGGTACTGTTCCGACCGCTCAGGTGATACCATCATCCGAAAATTTAATTTTGAGCCTAACACCTCCAATTAACACGGTGGAATCGGAAGAAGAAATCGAAATTGTTGCTACCCAAGAAGAAGAAGCAGCCCAAGAATTTTTCGTTCCCAACACTTCGGTTGCCACGGGGACTGATACTCCCATTATGGATACGCCTTTTTCTGCACAGGTTGTTTCAGAAGAAGTAATTCGTTCCCAACAAGCCATCGCCCTCAAAGATGTATTGACAAATGTTAGCAGTGTGACTTTTGGTGGCACCACAGGGGGAAGAGAGACCATCTTTGGTATTCGAGGATTTGGCAATCAATTTAGTAATACAGTTCCTATTTTAAGGGATGGTTTTCGACTTTATGGAGGGTTTCAAGGGATTACGGAAGTTTCTCACCTACAACAGGTGGAAGTACTCAAAGGTCCTTCTTCTATTTTATATGGCCAAATTGAACCTGGAGGTGTAATTAATTTAAACTCGAAAAAACCACTTGATGAACCGTTTGCTGAAGTCGAATTGCAATTAGGTAATCAAGGATTAGTTCGTCCCCGTTTTGATATTTCAGGTGGTTTAAATCCCAGTGGGAATTTACGTTATCGATTAAACGGCGTTTATAGTAATGAAGCGAGTTTTCGCGACTTTAATCAACCGTTAGAACGATTTGCCTACGCTCCCATTGTCACCTATGCTATCAGTGACGACACAGATTTAAGTTTAGCTGTTGAATATATTAATGACACGAATCCCGCTGACTTTGGCTTGAGTAGCTTCGGAGATGGAGTTGCACCAGTACCCCGCTCGAGGGTAATTAATGATCCCAGTGATATTGTTAACAAAAACTTTATTAGCGCTGGATATAATCTAGAGCATCGCTTCAATGAAAATTGGAAGTTATGCAATGCTTTTCGCTATATGAGCTACAACTATGACTATAACATCATTGCTCTTCCTACTATTGTGAATGGGCCAACGGTTACCCGCTTCTTTGCTGACCAGGACGGACAACAGGGCTCCTATTCTTTCTATACCAATGCTGTCGGTAAATTTTTTACAGGCTCAGTTAAACATGAGCTCTTAGCTGGAATTGATTATAATTGGTCTGAAGAGAGTATTTTAACGCTTTTTGGTGGTCCGACGTCAATTAACGTATTTGATCCCGATTATAATGCAATTCCCAAACCTAATCGCTCTGATTTACCTCTTTTTGGCGATACTTTTACCAGTTCTAATCGTTTGGGAATTTATCTACAGGATCAAGTTTCTTTATTAGAAAATCTAATTTTAGTTGCAGGACTTCGTTACGATACTATCACTCAAAACACAAATAATTTACAAACTGATTTTAACCAAGGGGGAAATACACTACAAACAGATAGTGCAGTTACACCAAGGATGGGCCTACTATATCGTCCAATTCCGGAAATTAGCTTCTTTAGCAACTATTCCCAGTCTTTCACCCCCAATAGTGGAATAGATATCAGTGGCAATCCCCTAGAACCAGAACGGGGAGAAGGTTTTGAAATTGGCGTTAAAGCGGAACTGTTTGAGCAACAACTTCTCACAACCTTAACTTATTTTAATATTAATAAAAATAATGTAGCGGTTAGCGATCCAGTTAATCCCCTATTTTTGTCTACCATTGGAACACAACAAAGCCAAGGCATTGAACTAGATATTGTGGGAGAAATTTTATCCGGCTGGAAAATTATTAGTAACTATTCTTATATCAATGCAAAAGTCACCGAGGATACAGATCCTAATTTTGTCGATAACCGCCTATTTGGTATTCCCTATAATATGGCGAATTTATGGACGACCTATGAAATTCAATCGGGAGCATTACAAGGACTAGCGTTTGGAATTGGCTTTAATTACGTTGGCGATCGTTTTGGTGATTTAGCTAATACCTACACAGTGGGGGATTATATTATCGGGAATGCAGCGATTTTTTACCAACGAGATAAATATCGAGTTGCCCTAAACTTGAGGAATTTTACCAATGCTAATTACGTCCGAGCAGTCAGTGGTCTCCAAACAGGAATTGAGCCCGGTGAACCATTTACCATTATTGGTTCATTTTCAGTTCAATTTTAA
- a CDS encoding helix-turn-helix transcriptional regulator — protein sequence MKYAQEILVKQVLDPPSLAQLSRQVSLNERKLKQGFRQLFGTTVFGYLYNYRMQQAQQLLADNNLSVAQVAQRVGYTNPEAFCMAFRRKFGVSPKTHQKTISSK from the coding sequence GTGAAATATGCACAGGAAATCTTGGTCAAACAAGTACTTGATCCTCCTTCTTTGGCACAATTATCTCGACAAGTTAGCTTAAATGAGCGTAAGCTAAAACAAGGCTTTCGTCAATTATTTGGCACGACCGTATTTGGTTACCTGTATAATTATCGCATGCAACAGGCTCAGCAATTATTAGCAGATAATAACTTGTCCGTAGCCCAGGTAGCACAAAGGGTAGGATATACCAATCCGGAAGCTTTTTGCATGGCATTTAGACGAAAATTTGGAGTTAGTCCCAAAACCCATCAAAAGACAATTTCCTCCAAATAG
- a CDS encoding iron-siderophore ABC transporter substrate-binding protein — translation MTSLLISCNTTIDQSLPLQQSNKKDCRIIEHKMGKTEICGQPERIVVLGPYLLESLLALNVQPIAYADHIGFHQRDYDRPTEQIPYLGKYINQSIANVGVAYMPSMEAIFKTKPDLILSLDDNQEHYQTLSRFAPILMFSWNEPNENLKKIAQAVNRKESAEKILEETAKKIAKAKDELAKTITDYPDILLLYAQDLQELFINNNRGLCSSLVKELGFNLITISPSEASSNQRIPLSLEVLPQLNAAYSIIILGYDFQEPSEFKNAQEFNEYQLSNLQQQWLKNPITQSMGASQADRVYYVPAYLCIGLPGSISTELYLNELKKQLLTHQKS, via the coding sequence ATGACATCTCTCTTGATCTCTTGTAATACAACCATAGATCAATCTTTACCATTACAACAATCAAATAAAAAAGATTGCCGGATAATTGAACATAAAATGGGGAAAACTGAAATTTGTGGACAACCGGAAAGAATTGTTGTGCTAGGTCCCTATTTACTAGAATCTCTGCTCGCTCTCAACGTTCAGCCAATCGCCTATGCAGATCACATTGGTTTCCATCAAAGGGATTATGATCGTCCCACCGAACAAATCCCTTATTTAGGAAAATATATTAATCAATCTATTGCTAATGTCGGAGTTGCTTATATGCCTTCAATGGAAGCAATTTTTAAAACAAAGCCTGATTTAATTTTGAGTTTGGATGATAATCAAGAGCATTACCAAACTCTTTCTAGATTTGCTCCAATCCTAATGTTTTCGTGGAATGAACCGAACGAAAACTTAAAAAAAATTGCCCAAGCAGTTAATCGTAAAGAAAGCGCTGAGAAAATTTTAGAAGAAACTGCAAAAAAAATTGCTAAGGCCAAAGATGAGTTGGCTAAAACTATTACAGATTATCCTGATATTCTTTTACTTTATGCCCAGGATTTACAAGAATTATTCATTAATAATAATAGAGGACTTTGTAGTTCTTTAGTTAAAGAATTAGGTTTTAATTTGATTACCATATCTCCTTCAGAAGCTTCTTCAAATCAAAGGATTCCTTTGTCCTTAGAAGTTTTACCCCAGCTTAATGCCGCTTATTCAATTATTATTTTAGGTTACGACTTTCAAGAACCAAGCGAATTCAAAAATGCCCAGGAATTTAATGAATATCAACTATCTAATCTCCAACAACAATGGTTAAAAAATCCAATTACCCAATCAATGGGAGCTAGTCAAGCAGATCGTGTTTATTATGTTCCTGCTTATTTATGCATTGGTCTACCTGGCTCCATTAGTACAGAACTTTATCTCAATGAATTAAAAAAACAACTCTTAACCCATCAGAAATCATGA
- a CDS encoding energy transducer TonB gives MSISTFCLTQRSQQYQNSQKIILAGAACSLLIHGAIGAFWRFPLDTDTPVIEPIEFIVVDPSPNPEVTPPTPKEQKTEQKKAEPRSDVSPPPPATPSTLVTKAVLPPPIIPPVPPVNSPPSPVVENPISLPNPLSPAPTTPVPNTVLPPVEQAITPSTPKVNPLLNPVTESPVSLTKPAQSAFRLPFSSVDTPEFAPIPEQAPAVAPAIRSATPKSLANSSAQQPSFGQTNAAPPSQGKPSANQDSFTAIANANAVSQGGAPIKPGTATKPITNGGGGSAPTLGSSQPRAERPGGGNSGANVGPIAANPVTSSAPPKPKPSPSAPAKPEPLKCVSQCKPSYPSILQGEEGSATVLVSVNDSGSVTSVTITNAHGNSEVNRQALLAARKMQFTAPVSGQSKSVPVVIHFTVAGSDFDRQARERRQQQEELRQAARRAEEEKANQARQRQLEEERQARQRQLEKEREERLRQFSVESGPSPAPAVKVSPPPSPEPAPSSAPKTEPTVEIEKLEPSLEQLSDS, from the coding sequence ATGTCAATCTCTACTTTCTGCCTGACTCAAAGATCCCAGCAGTACCAAAACAGCCAAAAGATCATCCTGGCGGGGGCGGCCTGTTCTTTGTTAATCCACGGGGCGATCGGGGCGTTCTGGAGATTTCCCCTGGACACCGATACCCCTGTCATAGAGCCCATTGAATTCATTGTGGTGGATCCTTCCCCGAATCCAGAAGTGACACCACCAACCCCAAAGGAGCAGAAAACTGAGCAGAAAAAAGCCGAACCTCGGTCTGATGTTTCCCCACCGCCGCCTGCCACTCCCTCCACTCTGGTAACTAAAGCCGTTTTACCGCCCCCCATTATTCCCCCCGTCCCACCAGTCAATTCCCCGCCCAGTCCGGTGGTAGAAAATCCAATTTCCTTGCCCAATCCATTGTCCCCAGCCCCCACCACCCCAGTGCCCAATACGGTTTTGCCCCCGGTGGAACAAGCCATTACCCCCTCCACTCCGAAGGTTAATCCTCTCCTCAATCCGGTGACGGAAAGCCCGGTTTCTTTAACTAAGCCGGCCCAGAGTGCCTTTCGTCTGCCCTTTTCTTCCGTCGATACTCCAGAGTTTGCCCCCATTCCTGAGCAAGCTCCGGCTGTTGCCCCCGCAATTCGCTCAGCTACGCCCAAAAGTTTGGCCAATTCCTCCGCCCAACAACCTTCGTTTGGTCAGACCAATGCCGCCCCCCCATCCCAAGGAAAGCCATCAGCTAATCAAGACTCATTCACGGCGATCGCCAATGCCAATGCAGTTAGCCAGGGTGGGGCACCGATCAAACCGGGTACAGCTACTAAGCCCATTACCAATGGTGGCGGTGGCTCTGCTCCAACCCTGGGCTCCAGTCAACCCAGAGCAGAACGGCCCGGTGGTGGCAATTCAGGGGCAAACGTCGGCCCCATTGCGGCCAATCCTGTTACTAGCAGTGCTCCCCCCAAACCGAAACCGAGCCCCAGTGCCCCCGCCAAGCCGGAACCATTGAAGTGCGTTAGCCAATGTAAACCCAGCTATCCCTCCATTCTCCAGGGGGAAGAAGGTAGCGCTACAGTATTAGTTTCGGTCAATGATAGTGGCAGTGTTACCAGCGTAACCATCACCAACGCCCACGGCAACAGTGAAGTCAACCGTCAGGCTTTATTGGCCGCCAGGAAAATGCAGTTTACGGCCCCGGTCAGTGGTCAGTCCAAATCAGTCCCTGTGGTGATTCATTTCACCGTTGCTGGTTCAGATTTTGATCGTCAGGCCCGGGAGCGCCGGCAACAGCAGGAAGAATTGCGTCAAGCTGCCCGCCGAGCTGAAGAAGAGAAGGCAAATCAAGCTCGCCAAAGACAGTTGGAAGAGGAGCGTCAAGCCCGCCAACGGCAATTGGAAAAAGAACGGGAAGAACGACTAAGACAATTCTCCGTAGAATCTGGCCCTAGCCCTGCGCCGGCCGTAAAAGTTTCCCCTCCTCCGAGTCCAGAACCAGCTCCCTCCAGCGCACCGAAGACCGAGCCCACAGTGGAGATAGAGAAATTGGAGCCCAGCCTAGAGCAGTTATCCGATTCTTAA
- a CDS encoding class I SAM-dependent methyltransferase: MKKKVYYSKIADIYDQTRWLTEPIAEEVADFILALVKATSKTTFLEPGVGTGLNVFPLVKRGYSVTGVDVSQEMLNQFRQKLPHIPPNLKLIYGDASQLSFPEKSFDVVLTVHMLHAVSDLGIFLDEIDRVLKPKGFYLNAQWVTPPARLEFEKHFKTILSKYQEQQTLQQSLKTINEINVEEYLVNKGYQCNYWIAKEWTVSNQVQELFHFYRSRAYGLCWLLPDEAFNLAIKEFEVFCHEYYGSLEVELSSQAQFEIWAYTVK, encoded by the coding sequence ATGAAAAAAAAAGTTTATTACAGCAAAATTGCCGATATTTACGATCAAACTCGCTGGCTGACAGAGCCCATCGCTGAAGAGGTTGCAGATTTTATTCTTGCTTTAGTGAAGGCAACCTCCAAAACTACTTTCCTTGAGCCTGGTGTAGGAACTGGGCTCAATGTTTTTCCTTTGGTAAAACGTGGCTACTCCGTAACTGGTGTTGATGTTTCTCAGGAAATGCTTAACCAGTTTCGTCAAAAGTTGCCTCACATTCCTCCGAATCTAAAACTGATTTATGGAGATGCCTCACAACTATCTTTTCCTGAGAAAAGCTTTGACGTAGTGCTAACTGTTCATATGCTTCATGCTGTTTCCGACTTAGGGATATTTTTGGATGAGATTGATCGTGTCCTGAAACCAAAAGGTTTTTATTTAAATGCTCAATGGGTTACTCCACCCGCACGTCTGGAATTTGAGAAGCATTTCAAAACTATCTTGTCTAAATATCAAGAGCAGCAAACCTTACAACAGTCACTTAAAACAATCAACGAAATTAATGTAGAGGAATATTTAGTAAATAAAGGGTATCAGTGTAATTACTGGATAGCCAAGGAATGGACGGTAAGCAATCAAGTACAAGAACTATTCCATTTTTACAGATCACGCGCTTATGGATTATGCTGGCTCCTTCCAGATGAAGCATTTAATCTTGCCATAAAGGAATTTGAAGTATTTTGTCATGAATATTACGGTTCATTAGAGGTGGAGTTATCGTCTCAAGCACAATTCGAAATCTGGGCATACACAGTAAAATGA
- a CDS encoding biopolymer transporter ExbD, which translates to MTNRRKKSMRLPDEFEAQGEINIIPMIDVIFSILAFFIISSLYLSRSDGLSVNLPSAKTTENKPNPQFILTVKQTGELFLDGQAIPLKDLQTNIVAKAKNNANSLVVIKADEQVNHGLVVQVMDGVRQIEGVSLAIAATPKN; encoded by the coding sequence ATGACCAACCGGAGGAAAAAGAGTATGCGACTTCCCGATGAATTCGAAGCCCAGGGTGAAATCAACATCATCCCAATGATTGACGTGATTTTTTCTATCCTGGCGTTTTTCATCATTTCCAGTTTGTATCTCAGCCGCTCCGATGGTTTATCAGTCAATTTACCTTCGGCCAAAACCACGGAAAACAAACCCAATCCGCAATTTATTTTAACTGTTAAGCAAACTGGTGAACTGTTTCTCGATGGCCAGGCAATACCCCTAAAAGATTTGCAAACAAATATCGTGGCTAAGGCTAAAAATAACGCCAATAGTTTGGTGGTAATCAAAGCCGATGAGCAGGTTAATCATGGCCTAGTGGTGCAAGTTATGGACGGTGTACGGCAAATTGAGGGGGTTTCCCTGGCGATCGCCGCTACGCCCAAAAACTAA
- a CDS encoding MotA/TolQ/ExbB proton channel family protein, giving the protein MAGGIVAVPLLGFSLLAVALIIERAYFWGQIQLRQNRLVNEVLKLYRSNPPGAIAKLKQNADLPMARIFLEALCLEGATPTEFRLALESATQAELPLLKRFNTLFQTIITVSPLLGLLGTILGLMRSFSSMSLGSTTAANTSGVTGGISEALVSTVMGLVVAIATLLFANVFRSLYLRQFALIQEQTGQIELVYRRFHDQPEEKEYATSR; this is encoded by the coding sequence ATGGCCGGGGGCATAGTGGCAGTGCCCCTCCTCGGTTTTTCCCTGTTAGCTGTGGCCCTGATTATCGAACGTGCCTATTTTTGGGGTCAGATCCAATTACGGCAAAATCGGCTGGTCAATGAGGTGCTCAAGCTTTATCGCAGTAATCCTCCAGGGGCGATCGCCAAGCTGAAACAAAATGCCGATTTACCCATGGCGCGGATTTTTCTCGAAGCCCTGTGTTTGGAAGGGGCCACACCAACGGAATTTCGCCTGGCTCTTGAAAGTGCTACCCAAGCAGAATTGCCCCTTTTGAAACGATTTAACACCCTATTTCAGACCATTATCACCGTTTCCCCCCTTTTAGGCTTGTTGGGGACGATTTTAGGGTTGATGCGCTCTTTTTCTTCCATGAGTTTGGGCAGTACCACCGCCGCCAATACATCGGGAGTCACCGGGGGGATTAGTGAAGCTTTGGTGTCCACAGTGATGGGCTTGGTGGTGGCCATTGCAACTCTGTTATTTGCCAACGTGTTCCGTTCCTTATATCTGCGCCAATTTGCCCTCATACAGGAGCAAACGGGACAAATCGAATTGGTATATCGCCGCTTTCATGACCAACCGGAGGAAAAAGAGTATGCGACTTCCCGATGA
- a CDS encoding TonB-dependent siderophore receptor — MLAQFNNYGAQTKIQAQVGSILVTGVNLKLTEKSLELELENNSSTPLQPLIYPQENLLIIELTDALLDIPGGEFSQENPSSQIAAIAITQGENNIVRITVTGVDNNLPEVTVSSVDQNLVLSLTSSSTAIAPENPESEIEVVATQEGQDESSYFVPSASTATGLDTPLLDIPQSIQVVPQQVLQDRNVNELGPALQTVPGVSPNGGRGTSVFGPGFLIRGFPVQGSIFRDGIPYQSLGPLNTTDIEQIEVLKGPSSIVFGAGEPGGSINLISKKPLDEPYYNAAVSLGNYNDYRLDVDLSGPLLPEAIDTVNYRLNVSYETSSSFRDFVYGDLWVVSPTLTWNIGPDTKLNIYGQYTTNRETLDEGIPATNIADLPSNRFLGERFSKFEQDQYLIGYTFNHDFNENLKLRHAMQYLAYAPVRYAPLFDFFDEDTGELNRFEYYAGGNYQRFFTNAELVGEFYTGPVKHRVLFGLEYRNDTETPEFQFSNSFAPINVFNPVYTNTPFPIAPEFFRDDQVNRFAVYLQDQMDLFDNLKLLVGLRYDSATQNRSTQSLTEPREEFNQTDDQLTPRVGIIYQPIPSVSLYGSYTTSFNPSFAASLNADGSTFDPQTGRQFEVGVKADITDKLSVTFSAFDIRKQNVPTIDPANPLFTIQTGEQTSRGVELYLGGEILPGWNIVTGYSYLDAFVSQDNTDIVDNTLANVPSNQFSLWTTYEIQSGDLQGLGFGLGLFYVDQRAGDLDNTFVLPSYFRTDAAVFYRRENWELQLNIENLFNSQYLSASNGFDLSTYPGAPFTVMGKIGVKF, encoded by the coding sequence GTGCTGGCACAATTTAATAATTATGGAGCCCAAACCAAAATACAAGCTCAAGTTGGTTCCATTTTGGTTACTGGAGTTAATCTAAAGCTCACAGAAAAGAGCCTGGAATTAGAACTGGAAAATAATTCCTCCACCCCGCTCCAACCCCTTATCTATCCCCAAGAGAATCTACTCATCATTGAGTTGACCGATGCCCTCTTGGATATTCCTGGAGGAGAATTTAGCCAGGAAAATCCTAGCTCTCAAATTGCGGCGATCGCCATTACCCAGGGGGAAAACAATATAGTCCGCATCACGGTGACGGGCGTTGATAATAATCTTCCTGAAGTGACAGTGAGTTCTGTTGACCAAAATTTAGTGCTTAGCTTAACTTCGTCCTCCACGGCGATTGCCCCTGAGAATCCAGAGTCAGAAATTGAAGTGGTGGCCACCCAGGAGGGACAGGATGAATCTAGCTACTTTGTGCCCAGCGCCTCCACTGCCACAGGATTAGACACTCCCCTGCTGGATATCCCCCAGTCCATTCAAGTTGTGCCCCAACAGGTCTTACAAGACCGAAACGTAAACGAATTGGGACCAGCCTTACAAACAGTACCGGGAGTTAGTCCTAATGGTGGCCGTGGCACCAGTGTTTTCGGGCCCGGTTTTCTAATCCGTGGGTTTCCCGTTCAAGGCAGTATTTTTCGTGATGGTATTCCCTATCAGTCCTTAGGGCCCTTAAACACCACCGACATCGAACAAATAGAAGTGCTCAAAGGGCCCTCTTCCATTGTGTTTGGTGCTGGGGAACCCGGTGGGTCAATCAACCTAATTTCCAAAAAGCCTTTGGACGAGCCCTATTACAATGCGGCTGTGTCCCTTGGTAATTATAATGACTATCGTTTAGATGTAGATTTATCCGGTCCTCTGCTACCGGAAGCCATTGATACAGTTAATTATCGTCTCAACGTTTCCTATGAAACCTCCAGCAGTTTTCGCGATTTCGTCTACGGTGACCTCTGGGTTGTGTCACCCACTTTAACCTGGAATATTGGTCCAGATACGAAGTTAAATATCTATGGACAATACACAACTAATCGGGAAACCTTAGATGAAGGTATTCCAGCAACAAATATTGCAGACTTGCCATCAAATCGATTTTTAGGAGAGCGATTTAGTAAGTTTGAGCAGGATCAATACCTAATTGGCTACACTTTCAACCACGATTTTAACGAAAATCTGAAGCTACGCCATGCCATGCAATATTTGGCTTACGCCCCCGTACGCTATGCCCCCCTCTTTGACTTTTTTGACGAAGATACGGGGGAATTGAATCGATTTGAATATTATGCTGGGGGAAATTATCAGCGTTTTTTCACTAATGCAGAATTGGTAGGAGAATTCTACACTGGGCCAGTTAAGCATCGGGTGTTGTTTGGATTGGAGTATCGTAACGATACAGAGACTCCAGAATTTCAATTCAGTAACTCCTTTGCCCCCATTAATGTTTTCAACCCGGTTTACACCAATACCCCTTTTCCCATCGCGCCAGAATTTTTCCGTGATGATCAAGTCAATCGCTTTGCGGTTTATCTACAGGATCAAATGGATTTATTCGACAACCTGAAGCTATTGGTGGGACTCCGTTACGATTCCGCCACCCAAAATCGGTCAACCCAGTCCCTCACCGAACCTAGGGAGGAATTTAACCAAACCGATGACCAATTAACGCCCCGGGTCGGCATCATTTATCAACCAATTCCCAGCGTTTCCCTTTATGGCTCCTACACCACCTCTTTTAATCCTTCTTTTGCCGCCTCCCTCAACGCCGATGGCTCTACCTTTGATCCCCAGACCGGTCGCCAGTTTGAAGTGGGAGTTAAGGCAGACATTACCGACAAGTTAAGTGTGACTTTCTCGGCATTTGATATTAGGAAACAAAATGTTCCTACCATTGATCCTGCCAATCCATTATTTACCATTCAAACAGGGGAGCAAACTAGTCGAGGTGTTGAACTTTACCTAGGGGGAGAAATTCTTCCTGGTTGGAACATTGTCACCGGCTATAGCTACCTTGATGCTTTTGTTAGCCAAGACAATACCGACATTGTGGACAACACTTTGGCCAATGTTCCTAGCAATCAATTTAGTCTCTGGACAACCTATGAAATTCAATCGGGGGATTTACAAGGTCTGGGATTTGGGTTGGGACTGTTTTATGTTGATCAACGGGCAGGAGATCTGGACAATACTTTTGTTTTGCCCAGTTATTTCCGCACCGATGCCGCTGTCTTTTACCGACGGGAAAACTGGGAACTTCAATTAAACATTGAAAACCTGTTTAACTCCCAATATTTATCTGCATCTAATGGTTTTGACTTGAGTACCTACCCAGGAGCGCCCTTTACGGTGATGGGTAAAATCGGCGTGAAATTTTAA